AATCGGCCTGCCTAACCAAGAAATCACTGCAGAAAAGAAACTGAAGCTTATCAAGAATCGGCAACCTGAGGCTGACTTCAAGTTTCCCCCAAAACAGTACAAGGATAGCAGTGAAAAGGGAGGTGTAAAACAGCGGTACTGTTCCAGAGACTGGTTGGAAAAGTACGATACCTTGTACTACTCAAAGCCAAGAGATGgacttttttgtttgtgttgtgttcttttcCCTATGCCAGCCCACCATGGGACCAAGGCAAAATACCTAATCACAGCTCCCTACCGTAACTGGAAAGATGCCAGGACTGATTTTAGCAAACACATCACTCATCAGTACCACCGTGATTCAAAGGCAAAGATGGACGACTTTATGAAGATGATGAGCAACCCCTCGCTGATCATTCAGAACAGACTTTCATTAGAAGGGGAGGCACAGATTGCAAAAAACAGGCTTTTCCTGACTTCCATCATCAAGTGCATAGAGCTGTGTGGGCGACAGGGCATAGGGCTGAGAGGCCACAGAGATGAGGCCGAATCAGAATCTCTCAACCAGGGAAATTTCAAGGCCTTACTTAATCTACGAGTCGATGCCGGTGACAACGAGCTTCGTGATCACCTGAAATCATGTGACCGCAATGCCACGTATATCTCCAAGACATCTCAGAATGAGTTGTTGCAGTGTATCAAGACGTACATCCAGGAAGTGATTGTTAAGGAGGTGAAGGATGGCGGAGGTTTCTTTGGAATCGGGGCAGACGAAGTGACGGACACTGCCAACTGGGAGCAACTTGGTCTTGTTGTGCGGTACCTACATGACGGTGAGCCTATTGAGAGATTGGTAGAATACATCGAGTGTGAGAGCTGCACTGGAGAAGCCATATGTAACGCCATTGTGCACGCACTGACTAACCTGCAGCTGGATCTTAAAATGTGCAGAGCTCAGACTTATGATGGGGCTGGTAACATGGCAGGATGCCAGAATGGGTGTGCCAAGAATTTTCAAGACGTGTCTCCCCGAGCACTTTGCTTTCATTGTGCCAGCCACGAACTGAATTTGGCTCTATCGCACGCATCAAAGGTACCAGAGATCTACAACATGGTGTGCACGCTAAAATCAGTTGgtattttctttaaatattccCCAAAGCGTCAGAGGGAGCTGGAACAATGCATTGTGAGTGCCGGTGAGGGGCGAGATGTCAATCAAGGTGAATGTGAGAGCGACAGCGAAAGTACAGTTGGCACAGATGACGACAGTGATTCAGATGGTGATGACTATGAAGATGGCGAGGAAGAGAGCATTGAAGCGGAAGATGTGGAATTGTTTGAACCAGAGAGTCCAAAATTGAAGGCAGCCAAAAAGAAGATCAAGCCACTATGTGAAACAAGATGGGTGGAACGTCACTCTGCATTTCAAGACTTTGAGGCCTTATATGAACCCCTTATGCTCTGTCTGGAAACTATCGCCCTCGGTAATAGCAGAAAGAAGTGGGATGCAAAGTCCAAGACTGAGGCACAAgggctgttccatcaaatcaagaaccctgtgttcattgctgccttttacactgccaggcatctttttggattcaccGTAGGACTAAGCCGTTcgttacagggttcgacattaaatgttattgaggcatacaggcatattaacgtggtgaaagatcagctggcagatatacgcaagaATGCAAAAACAGTTTTCGCGCATTCAGTGTATGAAAAGagtcagaaaatggctaagaaagcacaCGTAAAGATCGCCATACCGCGCACTTGTGGTAGACAGACACTGCGCAACAACACCAATGCCAAGACAGCAGTCGCCTACTTTCGACGCACAATATTTCTTCCCTTCCTTGACAACCTGCTGCAGCAAATGAATACCCGCTTTAATGCTCTGTCAGAAGCAGCGTTGCTTGGACTGCTGCTGATACCTTCCAATTTGCAGAAGCTTGACAAGTGTTCACAAGAGAAGCTTATCCAGCATTACTCTCCCGATCTACCATCACCAAGTAGTACGTCACAAGAACTGGAACTGTGGAAACGCTTCTGGTtcgtatttaaattttatttgaaagAGATCTATTGAATAACACTTATCTACAAGCCTGTAAAACAGAAACAACCATCCATGTATTGAAATAGATGTTAGTGagtgagttttttgttttcatttgcagGACAAACAGTGCCGAAAAACCAGCAACGCTACAAGAAACATTGAAGGCCTGCACATCAAGCGTCTACCCCAACACCCATACAATTCTGCGTCTGCTTTTGATCGCCCCTGTCACAAGTGCAACTGTAGAACGTAGCAATTCATCATTGCGCTTTGTGAAGAATGTTTATCGAAGCACCATGAGAGAAGAGAGCCTAAACGCACTGTTACTGCTCTTTATTCACAAGGACATAGCTTTGGATTATGCGGCAATCGTTGATGGCTATGCCAAGCGTAACCAGCGAAGAATGACATTTATCAATCCCCTGCAGTGACTCTTAGTTAAAGTCATTTCGTTGAGATTAATGAATGCAATTACACCATAATGCAAAGCTAAGTGTCCTTGTAAAGTAATGCCATAGCATTCAATTATAGTGCAATTGCATTCAGTCCACCATGTTTGATTAGCTCCCATATTATGGTTAGATATCGTttcttcattcgtttcttccaaggctgttgtggctttggagcgaagagtcacaaaccatgcatcattataaccacaacttataattttattcaatatggaatcctgatattttactttccagattgcaccagattgcatgtaagagtacccaaattttcaaaattttctgggggggcatgcccccagaccccagtagaaagtagcgcctaaggcgctactgaggcgcgctaacgcacgctgattagtattcttgttcggcccccactttcaaaaaatgctagatccgcccctgagtGACACCTGCAGGAACCACGATCCACGTGATGCAGCATGAATAATGGGAAAAAAGTACTGGAAATCATGAAGGGACTTGATGTGATAAAGGCAGAGGAGCTCCAGCAAGCATCAGTCGATATTAAGAGCTAACATCTTTCACTGTGCAGTGACACCTTTGGGTGGTTACGTTTTGATTAATGTGATGCATGTAGCAACTACAAAAGGATAATGGTTTTTCAGCTAAGaaaatcaatttgaaaaaaaagaaaagaaaaagaactttatttatttaagtgtctagttgttctagcgctggagccctaattggggacactgtaaactgaaattgacaatgaaagcaaatcaactcaaatgttggtttttgaggagaggggaaactggagtatccggagaaaacctctcaaagcagagtagagaaccaacaaactcaacccacatatgacaccgaggcttatttccctttcgtaaacgggcGTTGCCATTTCtgagaacggtcgttgccattttatagctctgaattacactcattaggtctaaaaactcaaaaggttgcggttattgggagttgtgtctcgctggtcataagagttagggttcgggttagggttctgtttatgGTGAGGGCCAAGAACCTGAGTTCGAGTcctgaaattttcggactctttttttcctccagtttttcttttataaattttttttttttccttttttgtcttaatttttgtcaatgttttttcttagtttgtttcttttaattttctttgaagtgaagtgtgtagtcgaccgtgataaatggcatcgaccgtttcaaatggcaacgaccgtttacgagtctggaaatcgaacccgggcgaCACTGGTGGGGGGCGagttctctcaccactgcgcaatCCCTGCATCCCAAAACAGTAATGGACAAGGAGGCTTCAAAACTCTGTTCAAGTCTGTTCAAAACTCTGTGGATCTGTTACATATTTCGTATAcataagtaaaaagaaaaataagtcaCTGAATGACTAAATAAACTCTGTACACAACTCTGTATAAAGAAGGCAGGGCATCACAAGCCCAAAATACACGTGTCCAATATAACCGTAACCGTAATAAACCAAGGATGGTTCAAAGCCACCAATCCCAACAAACGAGGCAAAAAGCTCAAAATAGCCAAATTAACATTGGCAAGAAACAAACTGACCACAAAGGGTATAGCAATGAACAAAGGAAGGTGCACCCATAGGCAAACCATAATTCCCTCCTATAAGATCTACAGCAATAAAATTGCGATGCTTACGCGAATGGCAAAGAAAACGTATTTCCACAAGTATTTACATGAGAATTTCAGTAATACTAAGAAAATATGGGAGGGCATCAACAGTCTTTTACGTAGAGAAAGCAAATCCCGTATGGACATAACCGCCCTAAAATGTCTTAGGACCAATCAAGTATCACGCAATCCTTCTGACTTTCCTGACATAATGAATAAGTATTTTTCATCCATAGGATACAATGGGCTTCTAAGATGCCAAATCCACCCAAAGCAATTCACAGAATATTTACCAGAGTTGAATTTTGCTAGTTCATTCTTTTTCAATCCTGTCTCTCCCCCTGAGATAGAACTTGAGATAATGACCACTCCAATAAATAAAGTACACGGACTATATTCTTTTCGAACTTGCATTCTAAGATCAGCTAAACATATTattaacagacttaactgattagagtgtaatgagaagaGCTAGTTTTGTActtcatatgaaccatgtgagcgttagttcTACTAATACAAATGTGCCCACACAAGGactgagaaaaactctgaccagggtgagaaatgaacccacgaccttcgggttagctcaccgctgctctaccgactgagctacaaggtcagacgggaacaggccgtgggaactggagatgttaaagtcacgacaATGAACATGtagaagtacaaggaagggttacgtatttacaaacgttgaccgtgtagcgctttatatttcaacattagggCTAACTCTCACAcagttcatatggggtacaaaactagcacgtctcattacactctaatcagttaagtctgttaaaATATAAAGAGCTACACGGCCACCGTTTgtaaaaaacgtaacccttccttaaACATATTATTAGCTAACCTTTATCCTTGCTCATAATCAAATAACTCAAAAACGGCGTATATCCATCGAAACTTAAGCTTGCTAAAGTAATCCCAATATATAAAGGTGATGACGAATCAGATCAATCTAATTATACTATACACCTATATCACTGCTTTCTGTTTCTAAccgtatctttgaaaaaatgatgTATTACCGTCTTAAATCTTTGCTTGAGCAATGCAATATCCTTCATGATTTACAATAtggttttcgtaaaaaatgaAACTAACATAGGTGGAGAATTGTACTCATGCGGGACTGTTTTCAGACTCTCCACCTTAGTCGTGGTGAATGGTCTCTGGGAATCCAAATTTCATGATAAAGTCATTGTATTATTTATCAGCAGCagttttggaggacttgtcacGGGTAACATACTCTTAGGCAAATATAGAGTAGTGGTCCATGACTACAAAGAGATAATGACATCCTCCAGAGCTTTGTTAAAGATGGAAATTTGTTTtgtcaaacgagttgataaaggtcaaatagccaccgtgaaagatttggaaacctgacgtttcgagcgttagcccttcgttggagcaaatagaggaattgtggtagttgtaggtttatatgtgtgcggaggagcttgctattggtagaaatagggtgacgtgaatttgtgaatagattaatggaatgagaggcgttcattgattccgtgtggatagagtgtgcccagttgaaaaataaatttttgttcgagatttttacggctttctgtgtttccgtggtgtagggataggccgcaaatagtcatgttgtggttggagtgattaggaagattaaaatggcgtgcaactggttttgagctTCTGggtcgtttttttctacatctcgtaggtgttcgcgaacgcggtccgccaatcttctccctgtttcgcctatgtagatctttttgcatagtgtgcaggttacgcagtagatgacgtttgcggagatgcatgtgaaatggtcagtgattttagtaGATCGATTAgctcctgagatcttaaccatattagaaataaaaggacaagttttgcatcttgtgcgtgtacatttgaaagttcctggttggttgtctgacttgaaagcgctcctaactagaaagatgcctatgtttttgtcgcgttt
The Montipora capricornis isolate CH-2021 chromosome 10, ASM3666992v2, whole genome shotgun sequence genome window above contains:
- the LOC138019921 gene encoding 52 kDa repressor of the inhibitor of the protein kinase-like, translated to MPAHHGTKAKYLITAPYRNWKDARTDFSKHITHQYHRDSKAKMDDFMKMMSNPSLIIQNRLSLEGEAQIAKNRLFLTSIIKCIELCGRQGIGLRGHRDEAESESLNQGNFKALLNLRVDAGDNELRDHLKSCDRNATYISKTSQNELLQCIKTYIQEVIVKEVKDGGGFFGIGADEVTDTANWEQLGLVVRYLHDGEPIERLVEYIECESCTGEAICNAIVHALTNLQLDLKMCRAQTYDGAGNMAGCQNGCAKNFQDVSPRALCFHCASHELNLALSHASKVPEIYNMVCTLKSVGIFFKYSPKRQRELEQCIVSAGEGRDVNQGECESDSESTVGTDDDSDSDGDDYEDGEEESIEAEDVELFEPESPKLKAAKKKIKPLCETRWVERHSAFQDFEALYEPLMLCLETIALGNSRKKWDAKSKTEAQGLFHQIKNPVFIAAFYTARHLFGFTVGLSRSLQGSTLNVIEAYRHINVVKDQLADIRKNAKTVFAHSVYEKSQKMAKKAHVKIAIPRTCGRQTLRNNTNAKTAVAYFRRTIFLPFLDNLLQQMNTRFNALSEAALLGLLLIPSNLQKLDKCSQEKLIQHYSPDLPSPSSTSQELELWKRFWTNSAEKPATLQETLKACTSSVYPNTHTILRLLLIAPVTSATVERSNSSLRFVKNVYRSTMREESLNALLLLFIHKDIALDYAAIVDGYAKRNQRRMTFINPLQ